The following proteins are encoded in a genomic region of Bosea beijingensis:
- a CDS encoding Bug family tripartite tricarboxylate transporter substrate binding protein: MRTTIATCCALLLSATVHAQDFQPQNPECIAPAAPGGGFDLTCRLTSRLLNETGLVGPSIRTTNMPGGIGAIAYNNIQAQRAADANVIVAVSTGSWVNLAQGKFGRFSESDVRWLGAIGADYGVLAVRKDSRFKTLADVVEALKKDPTSVKVGAGGTVGSQDWMKPALVLKAAGVDPRKMRYLAYEGGGEAIGALIGGHIDLFPGDASEVRGQLEAGEIRLLATFSEKRLPGAFAEVPTAKEQGYDVQWPIVRGFYAPPKAPEASYAYWTGVLTKLNADPRWQKARTEQGLFEFNMVGAEFDAFAKKRTADFRTLAAEVGLAK; the protein is encoded by the coding sequence ATGAGAACAACGATCGCCACCTGCTGCGCGCTGCTGCTCTCGGCAACCGTCCACGCGCAGGACTTCCAGCCGCAGAACCCCGAATGCATCGCGCCTGCCGCGCCCGGCGGCGGCTTCGACCTGACCTGCCGGCTCACCAGCCGGTTGCTGAACGAGACCGGGCTGGTCGGCCCCTCGATCCGCACCACCAACATGCCGGGCGGCATCGGCGCCATCGCCTATAACAACATCCAGGCTCAGCGCGCCGCCGATGCCAATGTCATCGTCGCGGTTTCGACGGGGTCCTGGGTCAATCTCGCCCAGGGCAAGTTCGGCCGCTTCAGCGAATCCGACGTGCGCTGGCTCGGCGCGATCGGCGCCGATTACGGCGTGCTCGCCGTGCGCAAGGACAGCCGCTTCAAGACGCTGGCCGATGTGGTCGAAGCCCTGAAGAAGGACCCGACCTCGGTCAAGGTCGGCGCCGGCGGCACCGTCGGCAGCCAGGACTGGATGAAGCCCGCGCTGGTGCTGAAGGCGGCCGGCGTCGATCCGCGCAAGATGCGCTACCTTGCCTATGAGGGCGGCGGCGAGGCGATCGGCGCCCTGATCGGCGGCCATATCGACCTCTTCCCCGGCGACGCCTCCGAGGTGCGCGGCCAGCTCGAAGCCGGCGAGATCCGCCTGCTCGCGACCTTCTCGGAAAAGCGCCTGCCCGGTGCCTTCGCCGAAGTGCCGACGGCCAAGGAACAGGGCTACGACGTGCAATGGCCGATCGTGCGCGGCTTCTACGCCCCGCCGAAGGCGCCGGAAGCGTCCTACGCCTACTGGACGGGCGTGCTGACCAAGCTCAACGCCGATCCGCGCTGGCAGAAAGCCCGCACCGAGCAGGGTCTGTTCGAGTTCAACATGGTCGGCGCGGAATTCGACGCCTTCGCCAAGAAGCGGACCGCCGATTTCCGGACGCTGGCGGCCGAGGTCGGCCTCGCCAAGTAA
- a CDS encoding tripartite tricarboxylate transporter TctB family protein: MIDRLVGLICALIGAGAIWHAQTLHVPFAADPVGPRMFPTITGGVLILGGFILMLRPGPVTMEFGTWPRALAVLVASLIYPLLLLPIGFIAATSLLCFVAALAFHARPLPAAASAVATAIVFFVLLDKVLDLPLPRGPLGI, translated from the coding sequence ATGATCGATCGCCTGGTCGGGTTGATCTGCGCGCTCATCGGCGCGGGCGCGATCTGGCACGCGCAGACCCTGCATGTGCCCTTCGCGGCCGATCCGGTCGGGCCGCGCATGTTCCCGACGATCACCGGCGGCGTGCTGATCCTGGGCGGCTTCATCCTGATGCTGCGCCCGGGGCCGGTGACGATGGAGTTCGGGACATGGCCGCGCGCGCTCGCCGTGCTCGTGGCCAGCCTGATCTACCCGCTGCTCCTGCTGCCGATCGGCTTCATCGCGGCCACGTCGCTCCTCTGCTTCGTGGCCGCGCTGGCCTTCCATGCGCGGCCGCTGCCGGCAGCCGCCTCCGCGGTCGCCACCGCGATCGTCTTCTTCGTGCTGCTCGACAAGGTGCTCGACCTGCCGCTGCCGCGCGGACCGCTGGGGATCTGA
- a CDS encoding tripartite tricarboxylate transporter permease, with translation MDAFAALLTGFQVALTPLNLGVAFAGVALGTAIGALPGIGPINAVALLLPLCFALKLPPETALILLAGLYYGSGYGGRISSILLNIPGDPGLVMTTLDGYPLAKSGRGAAALAISGIGSFVGGTSAVILMTFLAVPLARLALSFGPADYVALMVLSFALLGTMSEGKAVKTWIAVALGLLLAMVGIDGGTGVERFTFGSLELLGGIDFTSLTIGLFAVAEILVLAEGMISGVVSRTGSGARLSFKEILYCVPAMLRATGLGFFLGVLPGTGASVASAMAYTAEKRISDKGTFGKGDMRGLAAPETADNAAQTGSMVPMLALGIPGSGTTAVMLGAFMMYSITPGPLLFTQRPEVAWGLIASMYIGNLMLLVLNLPLVGLFARLLLVPAWILYPGILALSYAGVYAVSNSAFELIITTGIGILAYGLRKVGIPLIPLMLAFVLARLLEDNFRRALSLSDGGYEILFSTPTSIVLWLLAIVAIGLPFIRKPALHPAVPAAESGKAGA, from the coding sequence ATGGACGCCTTCGCCGCCCTGCTCACCGGCTTCCAGGTCGCGCTGACCCCGCTCAACCTCGGCGTCGCCTTCGCCGGCGTGGCGCTCGGCACCGCCATCGGCGCGCTGCCGGGCATCGGCCCGATCAACGCGGTCGCGCTGCTGCTGCCACTCTGCTTCGCGCTGAAATTGCCGCCGGAGACGGCGCTGATCCTGCTCGCCGGGCTTTATTACGGCAGCGGCTATGGCGGCCGCATCTCCTCGATCCTGCTCAACATCCCCGGCGATCCCGGGCTGGTGATGACCACGCTCGACGGCTATCCGCTCGCCAAATCCGGGCGCGGCGCGGCGGCGCTGGCGATCAGCGGCATCGGCAGCTTCGTCGGCGGCACCAGTGCCGTCATCCTGATGACCTTCTTGGCCGTACCGCTGGCGCGGCTCGCGCTCTCCTTCGGCCCGGCCGATTATGTCGCGCTGATGGTGCTGTCTTTCGCCCTGCTCGGGACGATGAGCGAGGGCAAGGCGGTGAAGACCTGGATCGCGGTGGCGCTCGGGCTCCTGCTCGCCATGGTCGGCATCGATGGCGGCACCGGCGTCGAGCGTTTCACCTTCGGCTCGCTGGAACTGCTCGGCGGCATCGACTTCACCAGCCTGACCATCGGCCTCTTCGCCGTCGCCGAAATCCTCGTGCTGGCGGAAGGGATGATCAGCGGCGTGGTCTCGCGCACAGGAAGTGGCGCCCGGCTGTCGTTCAAGGAAATCCTGTACTGCGTGCCGGCCATGCTGCGTGCGACCGGCCTCGGCTTCTTCCTCGGCGTGCTGCCGGGCACCGGCGCCTCCGTCGCCTCGGCCATGGCCTATACCGCCGAAAAGCGCATCTCGGACAAGGGCACCTTCGGCAAGGGTGACATGCGCGGCCTCGCGGCGCCGGAAACCGCCGACAACGCGGCGCAGACCGGCTCGATGGTGCCGATGCTGGCGCTCGGCATTCCCGGTTCCGGCACCACGGCTGTGATGCTCGGTGCCTTCATGATGTACTCGATCACGCCCGGCCCGCTGCTGTTCACGCAGCGCCCCGAGGTCGCCTGGGGCCTGATCGCCTCGATGTATATCGGCAACCTGATGCTGCTGGTGCTGAACCTGCCTCTGGTCGGACTGTTCGCGCGCCTGCTGCTGGTGCCGGCCTGGATTCTCTATCCCGGCATCCTCGCCTTGTCCTATGCCGGCGTCTACGCCGTCTCGAACTCGGCCTTCGAGCTGATCATCACAACCGGCATCGGCATCCTCGCCTATGGCCTGCGCAAGGTCGGCATACCCTTGATCCCGCTGATGCTGGCCTTCGTGCTGGCGCGGCTGCTGGAAGACAATTTCCGCCGAGCACTGTCCTTGTCGGATGGCGGCTACGAGATTCTGTTCTCGACCCCGACCAGCATCGTGCTCTGGCTGCTGGCAATCGTCGCGATCGGCCTGCCGTTCATCCGCAAGCCCGCGCTCCATCCGGCCGTGCCAGCGGCCGAGAGCGGGAAGGCGGGCGCCTGA
- a CDS encoding SDR family oxidoreductase: MSVEKVALITAGGSGMGAAAAKRLAQDGFAVAILSSSGKGEALAAELGGIGVTGSNQSNDDLKRLVDLAMERWGRVDVLVNSAGHGPRAPILDITDEDWHRGMDVYLLNAIRPTRLVTPIMQKQKAGAIINISTAWAFEPSSMFPTSAVFRAGLASFTKIFADTYAADNIRMNNVLPGWIDSLPATEERRQGVPMQRYGTSDEIAGTIAFLASKDAAYITGQNLRVDGGITRSI, translated from the coding sequence ATGTCGGTAGAAAAAGTGGCCCTGATCACCGCGGGCGGAAGCGGCATGGGCGCGGCGGCAGCGAAGCGCCTCGCACAGGACGGCTTCGCCGTCGCCATTCTCTCCTCCTCGGGCAAGGGCGAGGCGCTGGCCGCCGAGCTCGGCGGCATCGGCGTCACCGGTTCGAACCAGTCGAACGACGACCTGAAGCGTCTGGTCGATCTCGCCATGGAACGCTGGGGCCGTGTCGACGTGCTCGTCAACAGCGCCGGTCACGGGCCGCGTGCGCCGATCCTCGACATCACCGACGAGGACTGGCACCGCGGCATGGACGTCTATCTGCTCAACGCCATCCGGCCGACGCGGCTGGTGACGCCGATCATGCAGAAGCAGAAGGCCGGCGCGATCATCAACATCTCGACGGCCTGGGCTTTCGAGCCGAGTTCGATGTTCCCGACCTCTGCGGTGTTCCGGGCGGGGCTCGCCTCCTTCACCAAGATCTTCGCCGACACCTATGCGGCCGACAATATCCGCATGAACAACGTGCTGCCGGGCTGGATCGACAGCCTGCCGGCGACGGAGGAACGGCGGCAGGGCGTGCCGATGCAGCGCTACGGCACCAGCGACGAGATCGCCGGCACCATCGCCTTCCTCGCCTCGAAGGACGCGGCCTATATCACTGGTCAGAACCTGCGCGTCGACGGCGGCATCACCCGCTCGATCTGA
- a CDS encoding LysR substrate-binding domain-containing protein produces the protein MSSSSRRLPPLNGLRVFEVVSRHLNFRLAAEEIGVTQGAVAQLIRGLEAELGLKLFLRRPQGLEPTEAGQQYAAKIRRAFDLIAEATRDLRAEPQRLTISVTPSLASRWLIPRLPDFTAAHPTIDLRIVATDRLSNFETDDVDLAVRLGHPPFGPGLTAELLHEQTIIAIGSPLLVEKLGDPGDPRNFARYPLLHDAHDFWPAFLGKAFPGGAPASAQNVRFNQTSLAVEAAIAGQGLALASLFLVADDIASGRLARVLPAELPVEAGFHIVTPRKPRHPGPVEEVCRWLAEAAAGHRSSSRSDASPA, from the coding sequence ATGTCATCTTCCTCTCGCCGCCTGCCGCCATTGAACGGCCTCCGCGTTTTCGAGGTCGTGTCCCGTCATCTGAACTTCCGGCTCGCCGCCGAGGAGATCGGCGTGACGCAAGGCGCCGTCGCACAATTGATCCGCGGCCTCGAAGCGGAGCTCGGGTTGAAGCTCTTCCTGCGCCGCCCCCAGGGTCTGGAGCCGACCGAGGCCGGACAGCAATATGCCGCCAAGATCCGGCGCGCCTTCGACCTGATCGCTGAAGCGACACGCGACCTGCGCGCCGAACCGCAGCGCCTGACGATCAGCGTCACGCCGAGCCTGGCCTCACGCTGGCTCATCCCCCGCCTCCCGGACTTCACGGCAGCCCACCCGACGATCGACCTGCGGATCGTCGCGACCGACCGCCTTTCCAATTTCGAGACGGATGACGTCGATCTCGCGGTCAGGCTCGGGCATCCGCCATTCGGGCCGGGGCTCACTGCGGAACTGCTGCACGAGCAGACCATCATCGCCATCGGCAGCCCCCTGCTGGTCGAAAAGCTCGGCGATCCCGGCGATCCCCGAAATTTCGCGCGCTATCCGTTGCTGCATGATGCCCACGATTTCTGGCCGGCCTTCCTCGGCAAGGCATTTCCGGGCGGCGCGCCCGCCTCCGCGCAGAATGTGCGGTTCAACCAGACCTCGCTCGCGGTCGAGGCGGCCATCGCCGGGCAGGGTCTCGCCCTGGCCAGCCTTTTCCTGGTCGCTGACGACATCGCGTCAGGCCGACTAGCCCGCGTTCTTCCAGCGGAGCTGCCAGTCGAAGCAGGCTTCCATATCGTCACCCCGCGCAAACCCCGGCATCCCGGCCCGGTCGAGGAGGTATGTCGCTGGCTGGCCGAAGCCGCAGCGGGCCACCGCTCCAGTTCGCGATCGGACGCCTCGCCGGCCTAG